One region of Oreochromis aureus strain Israel breed Guangdong linkage group 19, ZZ_aureus, whole genome shotgun sequence genomic DNA includes:
- the oip5 gene encoding protein Mis18-beta: protein MEFNDSFLIKHTDDLKLPATGTVHRQQMTLHCHQCNAVLADSTGVCGEMKSMDSLMCIRVTNDVVISDKMESGHKGEMTNCIYSSLKCRGCRCALGKVIHSAPSHLALIRSIFLLYKANINCYILNSSSLVKASTLTFDQKPLRESMNEVRQQFEAQLEQMSRIKNRLVDRSVTSNMVN from the exons ATGGAATTTAACGACagctttttaattaaacacaccGACGACTTAAAGCTGCCAGCCACAGGAACAGTGCACAGACAGCAGATGACTCTCCACTGTCACCAGTGCAACGCCGTCCTGGCGGACTCCACAGGCGTCTGTGGGGAGATGAAAAGCATGGACTCTCTTATGTGCATAA GAGTAACCAACGATGTAGTCATTAGTGACAAGATGGAGTCAGGACATAAAGGGGAAATGACTAATTG CATCTACAGCTCTTTAAAATGCCGTGGCTGCCGCTGTGCTCTGGGGAAAGTCATTCACTCAGCACCCTCACATTTGGCTCTGATTCGGTCCATCTTTCTCCTCTACAAAGCAAACATCAACTG TTACATCCTCAACAGCAGCTCCCTGGTGAAGGCATCCACACTCACATTTGATCAGAAGCCACTCAGAGAAAGCATGAATGAG GTGAGACAACAGTTTGAAGCACAGCTGGAACAGATGTCACGCATTAAGAACAGACTGGTAGACAGAAGTGTTACCAGTAATATGGTCAACTAG
- the nusap1 gene encoding nucleolar and spindle-associated protein 1 yields the protein MDLDSMKYAELRSLAKELGLKANMKADKLLKAIKQHYQEEKNKEPKEQGQGINDEAQEKPEVVLDSSCKEEVSSTTGFVNTRRGKGQGTKRKISVTATLTKSDAKMPPVAAKGDTEVDASTAPCNARGGKKRKLSSTIDEKKNEPPKKIQTPNREEQQLQPAIKNEAPVTAETETAPKGAKAGRIPRLQQKSKPLLKPVTPNFKKLHEAHFNKMESIDSYVQRKTKQMETYRNSVKELKSLSDKTQLLQVDGKAQVRANPTRASMFSPAPVNKTPGGENRRHTLLSATKKPLAKEVVSFRPSVLSTRRINVRFSEATHDNEYKRSLVKTPARMSPCVASSTPQKQTANGLKPSSVKTASFSATKTPGPFVFTGNTSTSTTPGTNKKPSFDLKASLSRPLTYKPHKGKLKPFGDVKENMAMNQSISNPHQEAYKQHKVQSREGRRAKQVQDRKQKKESILGARRGLVMA from the exons ATGGATTTGGACTCCATGAAATATGCAGAATTGCGAAGTCTCGCTAAGGAGCTGGGACTCAAGGCGAACATGAAG GCCGACAAACTTCTGAAGGCAATAAAGCAGCATTATcaagaagaaaagaacaaagagcCGAAGGAGCAG GGGCAAGGTATTAATGATGAAGCTCAGGAGAAACCTGAGGTTGTCCTGGATTCATCTTGCAAGGAGGAAGTTTCCAGCACTACTGGGTTTGTGAACACACGTCGAGGTAAAGGACAGGGTACCAAGAGAAAAATCTCTGTTACTGCCACACTGACTAAAAGCGATGCCAAGATGCCTCCAGTTGCTGCAAAG ggtGACACTGAAGTTGATGCATCTACTGCACCCTGCAATGCCAGGGGTGGTAAGAAGAGAAAGCTGTCGTCTACAAtcgatgaaaaaaaaaatgagcctCCTAAAAAGATCCAGACTCCTAACCGTGAGGAGCAGCAGCTACAGCCTGCCATTAAGAATGAAGCACCAGTGACTGCTGAAACAG AAACGGCACCAAAAGGGGCAAAAGCTGGTAGAATTCCTCGTCTCCAGCAGAAGAGTAAGCCTTTGTTGAAGCCTGTTACCCcca ATTTCAAAAAACTTCATGAGGCTCATTTCAACAAGATGGAGTCCATTGATTCCTATGTTCAGCGGAAGACGAAACAGATGGAGACGTACAGAAATTCAGTCAAGGAACTAAAG AGTCTTTCAGACAAAACTCAGCTGCTGCAAGTTGATGGCAAAGCTCAAGTG AGGGCAAATCCAACTCGTGCTTCAATGTTCAGCCCTGCCCCAGTGAACAAGACACCAGGTGGAGAAAACCGCAGGCACACTTTGCTTTCAGCCACCAAAAAACCTCTTGCAAAGGAGGTCGTCTCCTTCAGGCCTTCTGTTCTTTCCACTCGCAGGATCAATGTTCG GTTCTCAGAAGCTACTCATGACAATGAATATAAAAGGTCACTGGTGAAGACACCTGCACGCATGTCACCTTGCGTGGCTTCCAGCACCCCTCAGAAACAGACCGCCAACGGATTAAAGCCCAGCAGTGTCAAAACTGCATCTTTCTCGGCCACAAAAACTCCAG GACCATTTGTTTTCACTGGCAACACAAGCACTTCAACAACGCCTGGCACAAACAAGAAACCCAGCTTTGATCTGAAGGCGAGTCTGTCACGTCCCCTCACCTACAAGCCTCATAAAG GTAAACTGAAGCCATTTGGAGATGTCAAAGAAAACATGGCCATGAACCAGTCTATCTCAAATCCACATCAGGAAGCTTACAAACAGCACAAAGTCCAGTCAAG GGAGGGCCGCAGAGCAAAGCAAGTACAAGATCGGAAGCAGAAGAAAGAAAGTATCCTTGGGGCAAGAAGAGGCCTTGTCATGGCATAA
- the ndufaf1 gene encoding complex I intermediate-associated protein 30, mitochondrial, which translates to MSLPRITHLPSGRLLSAILHHQRLLPSIIPLTVPKRAVIQGEYRRPGQPRKAKFPWKKINFNFSKGLEGIKKHFTLLKKEFTDRWVGPEGKPIVEHMLEQNRAVWEFRGPESLGEWTVSSDREIGGHSEAYLKLGRNNNTCFLYGTLSSTPPRDGETRYSGYCTMRSKQPLASFDRKKHHDWSSFNTLHLRVRGDGRPWMINISAETYFSHQKDDIYCYFLYTRGGPYWQDVKIPFSKFFLTHRGRIQDDQHPVWLDKVNTIGFTLGDKADGPFQLEIDFIGVCKDYAHTEEFAYEAYKRNPEV; encoded by the exons ATGTCCCTGCCGAGGATCACACACCTACCTTCTGGGAGGCTGCTGAGCGCCATCCTCCACCACCAGAGGCTTCTCCCCTCCATCATtcctctcactgtgccaaaaaGGGCTGTGATCCAGGGTGAATACAGACGGCCCGGCCAGCCCAGAAAGGCCAAGTTTCCCTGGAAAAAGATTAACTTTAACTTCTCAAAAGGTTTGGAGGGAATAAAGAAGCATTTCACACTCCTGAAAAAGGAGTTTACTGACCGCTGGGTTGGCCCTGAGGGTAAACCGATTGTTGAGCACATGCTGGAGCAGAACAGAGCTGTATGGGAGTTCAGAGGTCCAGAGAGCCTGGGGGAGTGGACGGTGTCCTCTGATCGTGAGATTGGAGGCCATAGTGAAGCTTACCTGAAGCTTGGAAGGAACAATAATACCTGTTTTCTGTATGGGACACTGAGCTCTACTCCCCCACGAGATGGAGAAACACGCTACAGTGGATACTGCACTATGCGCTCAAAGCAGCCTCTG GCTTCCTTTGATAGAAAAAAACACCATGATTGGAGCAGTTTTAACACTCTGCATTTACGTGTACGTGGTGATGGTCGCCCATGGATGATTAACATCTCAGCAGAAACATACTTCTCTCACCAGAAGGATGACATATACTGTTATTTCCTATATACCAGAGGAGGGCCCTACTGGCAGGATGTTAAG ATTCCTTTCTCCAAGTTCTTCCTTACACATCGAGGGAGGATACAAGATGACCAGCATCCTGTCTGGCTGGACAAG GTTAACACCATTGGGTTTACTTTGGGAGACAAAGCTGATGGCCCATTCCAGCTTGAAATTGATTTCATTGGTGTCTGTAAAGATTATGCACACACAGAGGAGTTTGCCTACGAAGCATACAAGAGGAACCCAGAAGTCTAA
- the rtf1 gene encoding RNA polymerase-associated protein RTF1 homolog — protein MVNVKKRKGRVVIDSDSEDSASDDNLDQELLSLAKRKRVDSGEQEEPVGKPAASTDSETSDSDDEWTVGGTKGKKKVKQGKGSEKKNATKKKVNKATASGSSDGDSSAESSAPEEGEVSDSESNSSSSSSDSDSSEDEVFRDGYDDDLMGDAEDRARLEQMTEKEREQELFNRIEKREVLKRRFEIKKKLKTAKKKEKEEKKKKQEEEQEKRKASQVQDTQVVMSHNKERRSKRDEKLDKKSQAMEELKAEREKKKNKTAELLAKRQPLKTSEVYSDDEEEEEEDDDKSSVKSDRSSRSSSYDEDEKEETPPKSQPVSLPDELNRIRLSRHKLERWCHMPFFAKTVTGCFVRIGIGNSSSKPVYRVAEIVDVVETAKVYQLGSTRTNKGLQLRHGGDTRVFRLEFVSNQEFTESEFMKWKEAMIAAGMQVPTLDEITKKEQSIKEALNYKFNDKDIEDIVKEKDRFRKAPPNYAMKKTQLLKDKAMAEESGDGERVKVIQDELNELEERAEALDRQRTKNISAISYINQRNRSWNIVESEKALVAEGQNAKNQQMDPFTRRQCKPTMVSNARDPSVHAAILAHLNQKYGSGSTPDNSSPEKNKLGQTNQKDKDVPKPTTDLSEDLFKVHDFDVKIDLQVPNAEAKSLSVSSNALPVKDGAPRRSLNLEDYKKRRGLI, from the exons ATGGTGAATGTAAAGAAGCGGAAAGGTCGAGTCGTTATTGACTCTGACTCGGAAGACAGCGCTAGTGACGATAACTTAGATCAG GAGCTGCTGTCTTTGGCGAAGAGGAAAAGGGTTGATTCGGGTGAGCAGGAAGAACCTGTTGGCAAACCAGCAGCTTCCACAGACTCTGAGACATCTGACAGTGATGACGAG TGGACTGTCGGTGGCACCAAAGGCAAAAAGAAGGTTAAGCAGGGCAAAGGGTCTGAAAAGAAGAACGCTACAAAGAAGAAGGTTAATAAAGCGACAGCGTCTGGTAGCTCAGATGGGGACAGCTCAGCTGAAAGCTCTGCACCGGAGGAAG GCGAGGTGTCTGATTCAGAGAGCAACAGTTCGTCCTCCAGCTCGGACTCAGACTCCTCTGAGGATGAGGTGTTCAGGGACGGTTATGATGATGACTTGATGGGTGACGCTGAGGACAGAGCTCGACTTGAGCAGATGACAGAAAAGGAGAGAGAACAAGAGCTGTTCAACAGAATTGAGAAAAGAGAGGTGCTAAAGAGACG GTTTGAAATCAAGAAGAAACTAAAGACGgcaaagaagaaggagaaggaggagaagaagaaaaagcaggaaGAAGAGCAAGAAAAAAGGAAGGCATCTCAGGTTCAAGATACACAAGTG GTCATGTCACACAACAAGGAGAGACGATCCAAGCGTGATGAAAAACTTGACAAAAAATCCCAGGCTATGGAAGAACTAAAGGCTGAAcgtgagaagaagaaaaacaaaacag CGGAGTTGCTGGCTAAGCGTCAGCCGCTGAAGACGAGCGAGGTTTACTCTGAcgatgaggaagaagaagaggaggatgatgaCAAGTCATCTGTCAAAAGCGACCGGAGTTCCCGTTCATCATCTTACGATGAAGACGA AAAAGAGGAGACTCCACCAAAGTCGCAGCCCGTTTCCCTGCCAGATGAACTCAACAGGATCCGCCTGTCCAGACACAAGCTGGAGCGCTGGTGCCACATGCCCTTCTTTGCTAAGACTGTGACTGGCTGCTTTGTAAGGATAGGAATCGGGAACAGCAGCAGTAAACCAGTTTATAGG GTTGCTGAAATTGTTGATGTAGTAGAGACGGCAAAGGTTTACCAGCTTGGGTCAACACGAACAAACAAGGGATTACAGTTAAG GCATGGTGGTGACACACGGGTTTTCAGGCTTGAGTTTGTATCAAATCAAGAGTTCACAGAAAGTGAATTCATGAAGTGGAAAGAGGCG ATGATTGCTGCTGGAATGCAAGTACCAACTCTGGATGAAATCACCAAGAAGGAGCAATCCATCAAAGAAGCTCTCAACTACAAGTTCAACGATAAAGACATTGAGGAT ATTGTAAAAGAAAAGGACAGATTCCGGAAAGCACCACCAAATTACGCCATGAAGAAAACGCAGTTACTCAAAGATAAG GCCATGGCAGAGGAAAGTGGAGATGGTGAACGAGTGAAAGTGATCCAGGACGAACTGAATGAGCTTGAGGAAAGGGCAGAAGCCCTCGACAGACAGAGGACCAAGAACATCTCTGCTATTAG TTACATTAATCAGAGGAACAGAAGCTGGAACATTGTTGAATCTGAAAAAGCTCTTGTG GCTGAAGGACAAAATGCCAAAAACCAACAAATGGATCCTTTCACACGAAGACAGTGCAAACCCACCATGGTGTCTAAT GCCAGAGATCCGTCAGTCCACGCAGCTATTCTTGCTCACCTAAACCAGAAATATGGCTCTGGTTCAACACCAGACAATTCAAGTCCAGAGAAGAACAAACTG GGTCAAACAAACCAGAAAGACAAAGATGTCCCGAAGCCAACCACTGACCTCTCGGAAGACTTGTTTAAAGTTCACGACTTTGATGTAAAGATTGACCTACAGGTTCCCAATGCAG AGGCGAAGTCTCTGTCTGTGAGCTCTAACGCGTTGCCAGTGAAGGACGGCGCTCCCCGCAGGTCGCTCAACCTGGAAGACTACAAGAAGAGGAGGGGGCTGATTTGA
- the golga5 gene encoding golgin subfamily A member 5 encodes MSWFTDLAGKAEDFLNKVDQGAATALSKGQEKSSSFSIAYGEESTAKTDYNSAGYKTNPPVTHHTYASSHDAQSYISSAAGNIKKSNATVLAGSANVTSTPLGSGSSAPNTSKTSSGFVRPKKSEQNVDDDMLFDFLNSSEPQVSNRRDSRKELVKVVEAQNPTSPASTTSYTTPSVPSTPPSTRGVSRASSMSSLSAHSIKTEENSAKEQGQDTPESSDSGLAVPQESNRQEPPPPTEEPQNQILSSLRLENQLLRSEVASLNQEMASVIQRAKDLQDELNQARLRADKWNSEQSQTDRTLRELRSQVDDLTEALSAKDGQLAVLKIRLDEADQLLKSRSAALEEAQKEKSKIMQDHTEGNSMQSQALETLQERLREAELALRREQDNYRQMQTEYAGRLSKLEAERQTLAETVTAAERRAAEEKFKIDDFQHQLKSAKAAAESAKQELQDYKQKASRILQSKEKLISSLKEGSGLDALDGSGTMALELEELRHEKDLQREEIQKLQGQVLTLRTEIQDLENQALAEAETWREQQAQLQEQQALQNRAKQEVEAEVERYKQELQYLEEEHHRAKTTLQSRIKDREDEIQKLRNQLTNKTLSSSQTELENRLHQLTETLIQKQTMLEALGTEKNSLVFQLERLEQQLKNTQGGQSGGPAINMSGLEGAGARQRNTPVLFSDQDSPGVYGKVRKAASTIDRFSIRLGIFLRRYPMARVFVILYMAVLHLWVMIVLLTYTPEMHGRPDGR; translated from the exons ATGTCTTGGTTTACTGACTTGGCTGGGAAAGCTGAAGACTTCCTGAATAAAGTGGACCAGGGAGCTGCTACTGCCCTGAGCAAAGGCCAGGAAAAATCATCCTCCTTTTCAATAGCCTATGGAGAAGAATCCACTGCTAAAACTGACTACAACTCTGCAGGGTACAAGACCAACCCACCTGTGACACATCATACCTATGCATCCTCTCATGATGCCCAGAGCTACATCTCTTCTGCAGCTGGCAACATCAAGAAATCTAATGCAACCGTGCTGGCTGGGTCTGCCAACGTGACCAGTACACCCTTGGGTTCTGGTAGCAGCGCTCCCAACACTAGCAAGACTTCATCTGGGTTTGTGAGACCCAAAAAGAGTGAGCAGAACGTGGACGATGACATGCTCTTCGATTTTCTTAATAGCTCTGAGCCTCAAGTCAGCAATCGGAGGGATTCAAGAAAGGAGCTTGTAAAAGTGGTAGAGGCCCAAAACCCAACATCTCCTGCTTCCACCACTTCTTATACCACCCCATCAGTCCCCTCCACACCCCCGTCCACCCGGGGTGTATCAAGAGCTTCAAGCATGAGCTCATTATCTGCTCATAGCATCAAAACAGAGGAGAACTCTGCTAAAGAGCAAGGCCAAG ATACACCTGAGAGTTCAGACTCAGGCTTGGCTGTCCCTCAGGAGTCCAACAGGCAAGAGCCTCCTCCACCAACAGAAGAACCACAGAACCAGATCCTGTCCAGCCTGCGTCTAGAGAACCAGTTACTGCGCAGTGAGGTGGCCTCCCTCAATCAAGAGATGGCTTCAGTTATCCAGAGAGCAAAAGACTTACAAGATG aGCTAAACCAGGCCCGTCTACGTGCAGACAAATGGAACTCGGAGCAGTCCCAGACTGACCGAACGTTACGAGAACTTCGGTCACAAGTCGATGACCTAACAGAAGCTCTCTCAGCCAAAGACGGTCAACTTGCAGTCCTAAAAATCAGACTCGATGAAGCCGATCAGCTTCTAAAATCCCGCAGTGCTGCATTAGAGGAGGCACAGAAGGAAAAGTCAAA AATTATGCAAGACCACACAGAAGGGAACAGCATGCAGTCCCAAGCTCTGGAAACCTTACAGGAGAGGCTGCGAGAGGCTGAACTGGCGCTCAGAAGAGAACAGGACAACTACCGGCAGATGCAG ACTGAATATGCTGGCCGGCTCTCTAAATTGGAGGCTGAGAGGCAAACCCTTGCAGAAACAGTGACTGCAGCTGAGCGGCGAGCAGCAGAGGAGAAGTTCAAGATCGACGACTTCCAACACCAACTAAAAAGTGCCAAAGCTGCAGCTGAGTCTGCCAAGCAAGAGTTACAAGACTATAAACAAAAAGCTTCACGCATCCTACAA TCCAAAGAGAAGTTGATCAGCAGTCTGAAGGAGGGATCCGGTCTAGACGCACTGGACGGCAGTGGGACCATGGCTCTGGAGCTTGAGGAGCTGCGTCATGAAAAGGACCTGCAGAGGGAGGAGATCCAAAAACTGCAGGGGCAAGTTCTCACTCTGAGGACTGAAATACAG GATTTGGAGAATCAGGCGCTGGCAGAGGCAGAGACGTGGAGGGAGCAGCAGGCGCAGTTACAGGAGCAGCAGGCCTTACAGAACAGAGCTAAGCAGGAGGTGGAGGCTGAGGTGGAGCGCTACAAACAG GAGCTGCAGTACCTTGAGGAAGAGCACCATCGAGCCAAAACGACTCTGCAGAGTCGAATCAAAGACAGAGAAGATGAAATCCAAAAACTCAGGAACCAG TTGACCAACAAGACACTCAGTAGCAGCCAAACAGAGCTGGAGAACCGGCTCCACCAGCTGACGGAGACACTGATCCAGAAGCAGACAATGCTGGAAGCTCTTGGCACAGAAAAAAACTCCCTCGTCTTTCAGCTGGAGCGCCTGGAGCAGCAGCTGAAGAATACTCAGGGAGGACAAAGTGGAGGGCCGGCAATCAACATGAGCGGTTTAGAGGGAGCAG GGGCAAGACAAAGAAACACACCTGTGCTCTTCAGTGACCAGGACAGTCCAGGAGTGTATGGAAAAGTACGTAAGGCAGCCAGCACAATTGACCGCTTCAG CATAAGACTGGGAATCTTTCTGAGGCGCTACCCAATGGCCAGAGTTTTTGTCATCCTGTACATG GCGGTACTGCACCTGTGGGTCATGATTGTTCTTCTGACCTACACACCAGAAATGCATGGTCGTCCTGATGGAAGATAG